The window ACGTCAAGTCATCATGGCCCTTACGTCCAGGGCTACACACGTGCTACAATGGTGCATACAGAGGGTAGCAAGCTAGCAATAGCAAGCCAATCTCAAAAAGTGCATCTCAGTTCGGATTGGGGTCTGCAACTCGACCCTATGAAGTTGGAATCGCTAGTAATCGCGTATCAGCAATGACGCGGTGAATACGTTCCCGGACCTTGTACACACCGCCCGTCAAGCCATGGGAGTTGGGAGGACCTGAAGATGGTTGCTGCAAGGCGCTGTTTAGGGTTAAACCAGCGACTAGGGCTAAGTCGTAACAAGGTAGCCGTACCGGAAGGTGTGGCTGGAACACCTCCTTTCTGGAGACCTTGCGCTACGAGGTTTGTTATCTTGTACATTTATTCAAAATTATTAGTTAATCGATCGAAAGGATGCGATTAAAAGGATTATTGTTAGAACCGGCCTAGAAATAACAACTACTAGTAGTAGTGTTAGCAAGCTCCTTAGGTTAGAGCATTTTGCCGAGAGGTGAAAAGGTCAACAACCAAGAGAGACAGGGACGGTATTGAAAGAATACAGTCTCGTAGCTCAGGTGGTTAGAGCGCTACACTGATAATGTAGAGGTCGGCAGTTCGAGTCTGCCCGAGACTACTTAGATTGAATAGATCAATAAGTATTTTGGGGGATTAGCTCAGCTGGCTAGTAGGTCCCGACATGAATGTCGGGAAGGTCATTTGGGGCATCTTGAAAGAAGATGTTTGATAAGGAAACTTCATCAACAATCCACTAGAGAAAAATCTTGGGGGATTAGCTCAGCTGGCTAGAGCGCCTGCCTTGCACGCAGGAGGTCATCGGTTCGACTCCGATATCCTCCACTATTTTATAGAATAGTGAAGATATCAGACATTCAAAGAAAGTTTGAATGTTATAAAATAGAAGAAACTGATTATAGAGGACGAAAGGAATCATAATCACACGGTTACCCTTCAGCACTTTATCAATTACACGAGCCAATGTTAGTGGATAAAAGCTGGGAGAGTGAAGCACACTCAAGGGAAACACAAGTTCATTGACATGTTGTGAAAGAGTAGAATTAAGGTAAACATAAGAGATACGAGAAAGTAAATAAGGGCGTATGGCGGATGCCTTGGCTCTCAGAGGCGATGAAGGACGTGATAAGCTGCGATAAGCTACGGGGATTGGCACATACAATTTGATCCGTAGATTTCCGAATGGGACAACCCGGCTAGTTGAAGACTAGTCACTCCGCAAGGAGAGCAAACCCGGAGAACTGAAACATCTAAGTACCCGGAGGAAGAGAAAACAATAGTGATTCCGCAAGTAGTGGCGAGCGAACGCGGAATAGCCCAAACCACATCAGTTAAGGCTAGTGTGGGGTTGTAGGACTGCAATGTGGACTTAAACAATGAACATGAATCAGTTGGGAAACTGAGCCGTAGAGGGTGAGAGCCCCGTAAAGGAAAGTTGTTTATACCTAGCAGTATCCTGAGTAGGACGGGACCGGAGAAATCCCGTTTGAATCTGCCGGCACCATCCGGTAAGGCTAAATACTACTGAGAGACCGATAGCGAACAAGTACTGTGAAGGAAAGGTGAAAAGTACCGTGAATAACGGGGTGAAATAGAACCTGAAACCATACGCTTACAAGCGGTCAGAGCCACTTCGTGTGGTGATGGCGTGCCTTTTGCATAATGAGCCTACGAGTTACTTTTCTTGGCAAGGTTAATCCTGTAGACAGGAGAAGCCGAAGCGAAAGCGAGTCTGAATAGGGCGAATTAGTCAGGGGAAGTAGACGCGAAACCTTGTGATCTACCCATGGCCAGGGTGAAGTTCCGGTAACACGGAATGGAGGCCCGAACCAGTTGACGTTGAAAAGTCTTTGGATGAGCTGTGGGTAGGGGTGAAAGGCCAATCAAACTGGGAAATAGCTCGTACTCCCCGAAATGTTTTTAGGAACAGCCTCGGGAGATGTTTGACAGAGGTAGAGCTACCAATAGGACTAGGGGGAGTCAAATCCTACCAAATCCTGATGAACTCCGAATGCTGTCAAATTATCCCGGGAGTGAGGGCAAGGGTGCTAAGGTCCTTGTCCGAGAGGGAAAGAACCCGGACCATCAGCTAAGGTCCCCAATTGTATGTTAAGTTGAACTAAGGCGGTTCAGTTGCTTAGACAGCCAGGATGTTGGCTTGGAAGCAGCCATTCATTTAAAGAGTGCGTAACAGCTCACTGGTCGAGCGACAGAGCATCGATAATGATCGGGCATCAAACATACAACCGAAGCTATGGTCTTGTCAGTAATGACGAGAGGTAGGGGAGCATTCCATCAGCAGTGAAGGTGTGGCGTAAGCCATGTTGGAGCGGATGGAAAAGCAAATGTAGGCATAAGTAACGATAAGGCTAGTGAGAAACTAGCCCACCAATAGACTAAGGTTTCCTCAGCAATGCTAATCAGCTGAGGGTTAGTCAGGACCTAAGGCGAACCCGAAAGGGGTAGTCGATGGACAACAGATTAATATTTCTGTACTACCTTATAGAGTGATGGGGAGACGGAGTAGTGAAAGTCCCGCGTACTGACGGAATAGTACGTTAAAGAGTGTAGGTATTGGTTGTGTAGGTAAATCCGCACGACTAGCTGAACTTGATAGTACCACAACGCTTCGGCAGCGTGGATAGTGGACCTAATCAGACTTCCAAGAAAATCCTCTAAACATATGTATAAGGTACCTGTACCGTAAACCGACACAGGTAGTCAAGGAGAGAATCCTAAGGTGCTCGAGTGATCCGTGGCTAAGGAACTAGGCAAAATGGCCCTGTAACTTCGGGAGAAGGGGCGCCTCGTTAGTGATAACGAGGCCGCAGTGAAGAGGCCCAGGCGACTGTTTAACAAAAACACATGGCTTTGCGAAATCGAAAGATGATGTATAAGGCCTGACACCTGCCCGGTGCTGGAAGGTTAAGGGGGGACGTTAGTACTTCGGTGCGAAGCGTTGAACTGAAGCCCCAGTAAACGGCGGCCGTAACTATAACGGTCCTAAGGTAGCGAAATTCCTTGTCGGGTAAGTTCCGACCTGCACGAATGGTGTAACGATCTGGGCACTGTCTCGGCCACGAGCTCGGTGAAATTGTAGTAGCGGTGAAGATGCCGCTTACCCGCAACGGGACGAAAAGACCCCATGAACCTTTACTATAGCTTCACATTGACATTGGGTAAAATATGTGTAGGATAGGTGGGAGACTTCGAAGCTGTGTCGCCAGGCATGGTGGAGTCGTTGTTGAAATACCACCCTTATTTTATCTGATGCCTAATCCGCCATCTGGCGGAGACATTGTGTGGTGGGTAGTTTGACTGGGGTGGTCGCCTCCAAAAGAGTAACGGAGGCTTTCAAAGGTTCCCTCAGCACGCTTGGTAACCGTGCGCAGAGCGCAATAGCATAAGGGAGCTTGACTGTGAGACCTACAAGTCGATCAGGGTCGAAAGACGGATATAGTGATCCGGTGGTTCCGCATGGAAGGGCCATCGCTCAAAGGATAAAAGGTACTCTGGGGATAACAGGCTGATCTCCCCCAAGAGCTCACATCGACGGGGAGGTTTGGCACCTCGATGTCGGCTCGTCACATCCTGGGGCTGGAGAAGGTCCCAAGGGTTGGGCTGTTCGCCCATTAAAGTGGCACGCGAGCTGGGTTCAGAACGTCGTGAGACAGTTCGGTCTCTATCTGTTGTGGGCGCTAGAAGTTTGAGAGGACCTGATCTTAGTACGAGAGGACCGGATTGGACAAACCGCTGGTGTACCAGTTGTGCCGCCAGGTGCATTGCTGGGTAGCTATGTTTGGAAGAGATAAGCGCTGAAAGCATCTAAGCGCGAAACTCGCCTCAAGATGAGACTTCTTTAAAGGAACCCTATAGATGATGGGGTTGATAGGCTGCAGGTGTAAAGGCAGTAATGTCATAGCCGAGCAGTACTAATTATCCGTAGCTTTCCGTTCAACAGTCTTATGTTTACTTTAGTGCTCTTTCACTAAAACATGTTAACTATTCTTCAAAAGAGAGGAATACTAAAGAAATTACTGATACTACCGTCCCGATCAATCGGGATAGATGATCATAAACCCATTCAAGAGTTTATGGTGACTATAGCGGTGGGGTACACCTCTTCCCATTCCGAACAGAGAAGTTAAGCCCACCAGCGCTGATGGTACTGCCGTAAAAGGTGGGAGAGTAAGTCGTTGCCAACTTTTATTATAAGCCTGATAGCTTTAAAACTATCAGGCTTTTTTTATGCCTGTACTTTTCAGGATAATCTCTTTTTGATACAATTTAGCCATTCGAATCTCATGACATCATGGGTTGGGCTTCTGAATAGGCTGGGTTTAACCACCCTTGCTTTTGCATATAACTTACCTCTAGCATGGGATAGTTAAAGTCTAACACAATCTTACCATATAAGCTATAAAACCCTTTCCCCTTAAAGGGATACTTGGTTGCAACTTCTGGGAAATGTACCGTGTCAAATACATTCTCATTTTTATCATGAAAGGTTGCGAAATACATAGGTTCTCCGTTTTTAGTACTTGTTTTTTTTATTGTTATTAAATAGCCAATCATATGAACATTTTTATGAATCTTCATTTTTAATTCATTTGCATAAGTGTTAGCTGTTTTGTTACTGTTGATTAATATATATGGATTAGATATAGGATATCCTAAAATCAATAATTCATTAAATGCCTTTTCTAGTGGATTAGTATTCATTTCAGGTAGTTTAAATTCAATGGGCTTTTCAGAAGCAAAAAGATCGGTATTATAAGTTTCTTTCTTTTTATGATATAAGGAGTAGGCCTTCCATAATAAATGCTTTTGAGGTTTATTAAAGATGTTAAAGGTTCCAATTTTTATTAGAGCAAACAGCTGTTCTTTTTTAATAGGTATTCTTCTTTTGAAATCTTCCATACTTTTAAAGTTGCCATTAACATTTCTTTCAAGGGATATATTTTCAGCAACTTTTTTCTCTAAATCTTTAATATGAATAAAACCTAGATAGATTTTTTTGCCTTCGATTCTAGTTAAGTAATTGCTTTTATTTATACATGGATTGATGATTTCAGCTCCTGCTTTTCTTGCTTCATGTATATAGAATTCTGTTTTATAAAATCCGCCAAAGTTATTAATAACCCCAACCATAAACTCAATCGGAAAATGCGCTTTTAGAAAGAGACTTTCATAACTTTCCACCGCAAAGCTAGCAGAATGACCTTTTGCAAATGAGAAGCCTGAGAAACTTGATATTTCATACCAAACTCTTTGGATTACTTTTTCATCATACCCTTTTTCACGACAATTCTTAAAATATTGCTTTTCTACTCTTTCAAACTCTTTTCGGGATCTATATTTTCCAGACATACCCCTCCGCAGAATATCTGCTTCACTTAAACTTAATCCTCCAAAATGGTGGGCTACCCGTATTACATCTTCCTGGTATACCATCACTCCATAAGTCTCCTTCATTAGCTCATCCATTATAGGATGTATAGACTCGTAATTGCCATTGCTATGGTGACGTTCAATATAGGTTCTCATCATCCCTGATTGAGCGACTCCTGGCCTTATAATTGAGCTCGCTGCCACTAAAGTGATGTAATCCTCGCATTCTAGTTTAGCTAATAGCATTCTCATCGCAGGAGATTCTACATAAAAACAACCCATTGTTTCACCATTTCTTATTAGGTTCTTAATTGCTGGGTCCTTTTCAAGTATTTTGGTATGAATTTTTCGAGGGTCTACCTTTTTACCTTGATTTTCTTCAACAATTTTAATGGTGTCTTGTATATGTCCTAAGCCTCTCTGACTCAAAATATCAAATTTATAAATACCGATATCTTCAGCACTGTACATATCAAAATGAGATACAGGAAATCCTTTAGGTGGCATTTCTGTTGCGGTATATGTATAGATTGGTTTCTCTGTGATAAGCAGTCCACCTGCATGGATTGATATATTAGCAGGGAATTCTTTCGCTACCATATGCTGAGTATAATGCATGATTTTCTGCATGTATGGATCCTTTCTTCCGTAAGAAGGATTGTCAGCTAGTTTATCAATTTCACTTTTGGGTAAACCAAAAACTTTAGCTAACTCTCGTAGCATCATTCTGTATTTCATGGTAGTATGAGTGCCTAATAAGCAGGTGTGATGAGAATTATGCTTTTCAAACATATATTGAATCACTTCATCTCTATGTTGCCACGAAAAATCTATATCAAAATCAGGAGGAGAGGTACGTGATGGATTAAGAAATCTTTCAAAGTATAGATCTAAATCAATGGGATCTACATTGGTAATACCTAAACAATAAGCAATCATACTATTAGCGCCACTGCCACGCCCAACATGGGGGAAACCTTTTCGCTGAGCAAATTGAATCATATCATAGGTGATAAGGTAGTAGGCTGTAAAATCTTTTTGGCGGATAATTTCCATTTCCCTTTCAAAGCGCTCTGTTAAAACAGCATTTTGTTTACCATATCTATTTTTAAAACCTTTTCGTGCTTCTGATTCAAAGTAATGCCAGTCTTCAATTGCAGAACCTAGTAATGATCGCTTGTTCTTAGATTGATGAAATTCAATTTCAAACTGGCATTCTTCTAAAAGCTGATTGGCCTGAGTAAGCATGAATTCAAATCCATGGTATTGTTGTTTTAAAACATGCTGGGGCTTCATGAATTCATCTGTATTAGCCTGTAACTCTTTATCTAGCCTACTTAATAACTGGTTTTGCTGAATAGCACGCAGTAAACGATGCATATTGTAGCCTGTTTTGTTTTTAAAGGTTACCGGATTCAATGCTAATAATTTCTCTTTCGGGAATTGCCGATGTTTATATCTTAATCGATTCAGATCTGTCGTTTTTACTCCAATAAATTCATTGGTCCTAAGGCTTTCAGGAGCTAAATTCATAGGATATATGACTGCAACATTATCAGTAAATCTTGGTCTACTTTGAATAGGTAAATCATTACGGTTATAGTAAGATAAAAAAGCATTGAGTTCTTCGAAACCATGATTATTTCTAGCGATTCCGATATAGATTAATTTACCCTGCCGATGGAATTCAATACCAGGAACTACTTTCAAAGAATAGTCAGGAAATTCATTTTTAAGATAGCGAAAAACTTCTATGTAGGCAGCTGTACTGTGTATATCCGTTAGTGCAATAGTATGAATATCATTTTCAATACATTCAAATAATAGCTCTTTCGGGGAGAGCGTGCCGTATTTGAAACTAAAGTGTGTATGACAATTAATATACATGACTAATATTTTTAGTAAAATTACTAAAAATATTAGTTTTTAGTCAACTAAAATTAGCTATATCTAAAATAGATTTTTAATTTAATGTTGCATGGTGAACTGTAGACTGATATATTACCCTTAATGGAATTATCTTCAATTATCACCATTTTAGTTATAGTATCAGCCGTAGTACTATTTGCTAAAGAAGCTGTACGCGTTGATTTAGTAGCTATAGGAGTTATGGTGCTTTGGATAGTATTTGACATTTTAAGCCCTGAAGAAAGTTTTAGAGGCTTTGCGAATAGCGCTACACTTACTGTAACTGCCATGTTTATTTTGAGTAGTGCTCTTATCAGGGCGGGTGTTATAAAGTTATTGGCTCCCTTGACTACGCGCTTATTCAATAAATCCTATAGAGGGGCTATTTTAGGAATGAGCACATGGGTAGGGGTATTGTCAGCTTTTATCAATAATACTCCAGTGGTTGCAACTTTTATTCCTATCGTATCAAAGGCAGCAAGAAGGCTAAATTTACATCCCACTAAATTTCTTATCCCACTTTCTTATGGAGCTATTTTAGGTGGTACTTGTACATTAATAGGAACCTCTACTAATCTGTTAGTGGCAGGAATTGCTCAGGATAAAGGTGTAAATGAAATAGGGTTATTTACGATGACTCCCATCGGACTTGTTTTTTTAGCAGTGGGCTTACTGTATTTAATGTTTACTGGAAAGCATTTATTGCCAAAAGAATCCAAATCTGAGCCTTTACAGGATGAAAGTCAGATAAAAACTTTCCTGACAGAAATAAAAATTCAAGACTTACCAGATGATAAACAAGAGGTAAGTATAGAAGAATTATTTAAAGAGAAGGACTTAAGTTTTGAGGTAGAGGAATTGAATAGAGGAGATGAGATTGTTGAAAAACCAGAAATGAGCAAAGTCCTTCAGCCAGATGATATCATGCTCATAAAAGGAGAATTAGAAAAGGTGAAGCAAATAGTGGCGGATCAACATTTATCTATCGTAAAATCGATAACGGATAAGAATTTCCCTAATGAAGAAACCAAAGTGGTAGAAGTAATTGTGATGCCAGGATCGCAGTTGGTAGATAAAAAGCTGGGGAATGTTAGTTTTCTTAAAAATTATCATTCTCACTTGCTGGCTATTAGGCACAGAGGTAAGCGTAAGTTTACAGATATGGAGAATATCCGGTTAAAGATTGGGGATATTTTACTTTTACAAACTAGTAATAGGGGATATGAGCTTTTACAGAAAGCAGAAAGTAATCCTAACGCACCTTTTTTATCAATCCGTGAAAGTGAATTGGATATACCGGATAAAAGAAAGTTGTACATATCAGGTGGAATTCTAGCTCTAGTGATTTTAGCAGCAACTTTTAATATTGTTCCTATTGTTGCTTCTGCCTGGGCGGGTGTGTTTTTGTTAGGTTTGTTTCGGGTGATTAGTATGACTGATGCTTATCGATCTATCGATTGGCAGGTGATTTTTTTGCTATCGGGCTCATTAAGTTTTGGAGCAGCTATGGATAAGAGTGGATTGAATGATTGGCTTGTGTCGAATTTAACTTCTTTTACTGAAAGCCAAATAACTCCTTTTCTTATTATAGCAATGGTGTATCTGTTGACTATGGTTTTTACTGAAATCATGTCAAATAATGCAGCAGCGGCTTTAATGGCACCACTTTCAATGGCTATAGCTCAAGCTTTAGGATTTAATTCACTACCCTTTTTAATTGCAGTTATGATGGCGGGTAGCGCCAGCTTTATGACTCCTATTGGCTACCAAACCAATACAATGGTTTACAGTGCTGGTAATTATCAATTCAAAGATTTCTTTAAGATAGGGGCACCGCTTGGGTTCATGTTTTGGATTATTGCATCATTGCTTATTCCAATATTTTATTCACTTTGATTTAAAAATTAATTTGCTCCAAACCAGTTTTCATCTCTTCGGAGTCTTTTGTCTAATCCAACGGTATTTCCTCTTACGATGCTTTCAAGCCCATGCTTATGGCGAATTTTATCAAGGGCTTGATAGAGTTGGATATACTCTTCAGTATCATCAAAAAGGTTGATTTGATAGTTACCATGTACTAATCCGCTGAGGCGAACCCCAATTAATCTAATCATCATTCTGCGGGTATATAATTGATCAAATAGTTCTTTACCAAACCGAATTAATGATTTATCGCTGGCAGTATAACTTATTCTTTTCTGCTTGCTTTCCGTATCGAAATTACTGTATCGAATTTTGATAGAGATAATGGAAGTCAGGCGGTTCTGGTCACGGAGTTTATGTGCTAACTTCTCAATCATCGCTACCAGTATGGCTTTCATTTGTTTTACGTCCATACTATCATCATGAAAAGTACTTTCAGTAGAGATCGATTTTTGTTCGGTATAGGGCGTAATAGGGGTATTGTCAATGCCTTGCGCTCTCTGCCACATCAAAATACCATTTTTACCGAAGGTATGTTCCATTAATTGTCTAGGAATTTGGCGGAGTGTTTCTACTCTTTTTACTCCCATAGATCGTAAAAGCTCAGATGTTTTTTTTCCGATCATAGGGATTTTACCAACAGGCATAGGATCTAAAAACTCTATTTCCGTACCAGGAAGTATTTGTTTAGTATTATTAGGTTTGGCTTCTCCTGTAGCTACTTTTGATACCATCTTATTTTGAGATAAGCCCATACTAATAGGGAGGCCACTTTCTTTAATAATTTTCTTCCTTAGTTCTTTTCCCCATTGGTAGCACCCGAAATATTTATCCATTCCACTTACATCCAAATAGAATTCATCTACAGAAGCTTTTTCAAAAATGGGAGATTCACTTTTTATAATCTCTGTTATCATTTTAGAGTAATAACTGTAATTCTGCATATCTCCTGGAATTACGATTGCTTCAGGGCAAAGCTGTAGGGCTGATTTCATGGGCATGGCAGAGTGCACCCCATGTACTCTGGTTTCATAACTACAAGCCGCTACCACACCTCTATGGCCACCTCCCACTATAACAGGCCTACCATTTAAACTTGAGTCCAATAGTCGTTCTACAGACACAAAGAAGGTATCCATATCTAAATGAATGATAGATCTTGTAGTATTTTCTTTCATAAAACTAAAATAATTAGCTTTTATTTGCCTTTTATTGGATTTAATACTAAATTTATTATCAAAATTACTAAAATAAATAGTAATTAGAGTTAAAAAGTTCAGAGCTTTTAAAAAAATAAGTTAATGGATGTAAAAATTAAGCTATCGAGTAAGCGCCTTAATTCTGGAAGGTGTCAGGTTCATTTTCACGTAAAGTCTAAAGCTGGTGAGAGTAGTTGGTATGGTTATACCTTGGCTGATCCACATGATACTTTAAGTGAAGTGGTAGATAGGATTAGGGGTAGATTTAGCAGTGCAGAAGATAAAATTTCTTTACATCAAAAAGTATTGTATCATTTGAATGATGCTTATCGTGAGCATGATAATTTGATGATTTTTAAAGCTTCTTAAATTACGAAACGAAATAATATAGAAATAAGTAGAAATACAGTCTTGAATCTTGTTATTTTACCTTTTACTAGATGCTTGATAAAACTACTTGTTACTAGATAAAAAAATGAGCTTGATTAATAACAACATAAAATATCTTCGGAAGGAAAAAGGTTGGACGCAGCAAGAATTAGCAGATGAACTAGGGGTGAAACGGCCTCAAATAGGATCTTATGAAGAGGGTAGGGCTGATCCAAGAATTCAGACTTTAATGAAGTTATCAGATTTATTTAATGTATCAGTTGATGATCTGATAGGGAAAGATTTATCTCGCCCTTTAAGTGTTGCTCGAAAGCCTACAAAGATTTTAGCCATTACAGTAGATAGTCAAGAGCGGGAAAATATTGAATTAGTGCCTCAGAAAGCTTCAGCAGGTTATACTAATGGCTATGCGGATCCTGAATATCTACAAGAATTACCACGCTTTCAATTACCTAATTTACCTACCAATAGTACTTATCGTGCTTTTGAAATTAGTGGAGACTCTATGCTGCCATTGGAACCAGGTACCATCATTATTGGGGAATATGTTGAAAGTGCTCAAGATATCCGAAATGGCAAAACATATATAATAGTTAGTGAGCAGGAAGGAGTAGTTTACAAGAGAGTTTTTAATTATTCTGATGAAAAGGGAGTACTTTTTATGGTGTCAGATAATACAGTTTACTCACCTTACGAAATTCCTGTTGAAAGTGTAATGGAAATATGGGAAGCTAAAGCTTTTATCAGCACTAAATTTCCAGATGTGAAGCACAATGCAGAACAGTCAATGAGTCTTCGAGAACTTACCAATATTGTATTGGAGATTAAGGATGAGGTAACTAAGCTGAAGAAGTGAATTGAAGTTCGCTATATTTTATAATATGTTCAGGTGATAATTAAATATTTTAATTATTTCTACCTGTGACTTAAATTAATTTTCTTTTTTAAGCTTTATAAACTTGAAATAAATCAAGGGTACGAAATACAAAGCGGTAAATGTGCCTATGGTAAGTCCACCCATCACAGCCAACACAAGAGGTTTTTGAAGTTCAGCACCTAAGCCACCAGATAATAACACTGGACTTAATGCTAAAAGGGTAGTGATGGAGGTCATCAGAATAGGTTTAAGTCTAATTATTCCAGCAGAGAAGATAGCTTCATACATACCTTCTTTATCCTTTTTCTCAAGAGCTTTGACATTTCGATTCATGGTATCTACTTTAAGGATTGCATCATTCACCATAATCCCAAGCATCACCACCATTCCAATTGCTGACATAATATTTATGCTGCTACCGCCTATCCAAAGCACTATTACAGAGCCCATGATACCGAATGGCAGGGTGAAGATGACGATCAGAGGTTGCCAGAAGCTTTCAAACTGAGCTGACAGAATAAAATAAAGCAATACGACTGAGATGAGAAGGATGAAAGCCAGCTCATTTAGATTTTCCTTATCTGAGAAATAACGACCCGATACTTTCTGAATTAAAGCATTCTCAGTGGCCCATTCATTGATACCTGACAGGAGCTGAGCAGCTTCATTTTCCACATCATCTTCTGTTAGGCTAACAGAGAAGTAAGTGCCGGAAACATCTGCAGTAATTTTCTTCAATCGGGTTCCCCAGTCATAGCTAACAAAGTTTTTCAGTTCATAAGTTTTTCCTTCTGCATTCTTCACTTTCGCAATTGACAGTAAATCCTCAAAAGCTTTCTGATTTGTTTCCAGCATTACCGGGGTAATGATGGCGAACTGCTTTAGTTCAGATATTTTATAATTTCCCAATACCCTTTGCAGCTGACTGATGATTTGCTCGGGACTTATGCCATATTTCAGGAGCTCTTGCTGTTTAATATTCATAATCATGCTGCTTTCTTCCTGCAGGGAAGGGCCGGGCTCAAAATCCTTTATTGGGAAAGTTTTGAGCTTTTGCTTTACTGCTGCAGGATCCGCTTCTTTGAGATTAGGATCCTGCCACTGAACTCTGAAAAAGGGTTCTTCACTGGCGAAAAGCATATCGAAGGCATTTTTTGCATTCTTTCTCTCGAAGCTTACACGAGGATAAGATCTTTTTAGTCTTTCTTCTAACAAATCTAGTTGGGTCTCTTTGGCCTCTTCTGACTCAAACTCTAGGTAAATTAAACTCTGTTGTAATTCTGCATTTTCAAGACTCAATAAATACTGAGGTATACCCGCATCCGTTTCGCTGTATTTAAGTGCTGAATTGACCTCATCGATCAGATTCTGAGCCCTTCTTGCATTTTCAGCTACATCAATGGGTTCATTCCAGTTTATATCCAAAACTGCATCAGTTCGGGTAATGGCAGGCAGACCTTTTTGTTCCAAATTCCAGAAGGCGACTAATCCGATTGGGATAATAAGGACAATGATCAGAAAACTGATCGACTTATTTTTGAAAGTCCAATGGTGCGAACGTTCGAAACCCCTCATTATACTTTTGAAGAATCGACTATCTTCCTTTTTGAAATTAGCTTTATTTTCAAAGAAAAGGCGATATAACAGAGGCAGTAATACAAATGACACTCCAAGTGATACGGAAAGAATGATACCTACCGAGACCGCTTGGTCAAAAAAGAGAACTCCGCTGACCCCACTTAAAAATATTAAAGGAACAAAAACCGCCAGGGTAGTCAAAACGGAACTGATAAGAGCCCCTTGAACTTCGCTGACCCCAGCCACACAGGCATCGATCAAAC is drawn from Marivirga arenosa and contains these coding sequences:
- the dnaE gene encoding DNA polymerase III subunit alpha, translated to MYINCHTHFSFKYGTLSPKELLFECIENDIHTIALTDIHSTAAYIEVFRYLKNEFPDYSLKVVPGIEFHRQGKLIYIGIARNNHGFEELNAFLSYYNRNDLPIQSRPRFTDNVAVIYPMNLAPESLRTNEFIGVKTTDLNRLRYKHRQFPKEKLLALNPVTFKNKTGYNMHRLLRAIQQNQLLSRLDKELQANTDEFMKPQHVLKQQYHGFEFMLTQANQLLEECQFEIEFHQSKNKRSLLGSAIEDWHYFESEARKGFKNRYGKQNAVLTERFEREMEIIRQKDFTAYYLITYDMIQFAQRKGFPHVGRGSGANSMIAYCLGITNVDPIDLDLYFERFLNPSRTSPPDFDIDFSWQHRDEVIQYMFEKHNSHHTCLLGTHTTMKYRMMLRELAKVFGLPKSEIDKLADNPSYGRKDPYMQKIMHYTQHMVAKEFPANISIHAGGLLITEKPIYTYTATEMPPKGFPVSHFDMYSAEDIGIYKFDILSQRGLGHIQDTIKIVEENQGKKVDPRKIHTKILEKDPAIKNLIRNGETMGCFYVESPAMRMLLAKLECEDYITLVAASSIIRPGVAQSGMMRTYIERHHSNGNYESIHPIMDELMKETYGVMVYQEDVIRVAHHFGGLSLSEADILRRGMSGKYRSRKEFERVEKQYFKNCREKGYDEKVIQRVWYEISSFSGFSFAKGHSASFAVESYESLFLKAHFPIEFMVGVINNFGGFYKTEFYIHEARKAGAEIINPCINKSNYLTRIEGKKIYLGFIHIKDLEKKVAENISLERNVNGNFKSMEDFKRRIPIKKEQLFALIKIGTFNIFNKPQKHLLWKAYSLYHKKKETYNTDLFASEKPIEFKLPEMNTNPLEKAFNELLILGYPISNPYILINSNKTANTYANELKMKIHKNVHMIGYLITIKKTSTKNGEPMYFATFHDKNENVFDTVHFPEVATKYPFKGKGFYSLYGKIVLDFNYPMLEVSYMQKQGWLNPAYSEAQPMMS
- a CDS encoding SLC13 family permease produces the protein MELSSIITILVIVSAVVLFAKEAVRVDLVAIGVMVLWIVFDILSPEESFRGFANSATLTVTAMFILSSALIRAGVIKLLAPLTTRLFNKSYRGAILGMSTWVGVLSAFINNTPVVATFIPIVSKAARRLNLHPTKFLIPLSYGAILGGTCTLIGTSTNLLVAGIAQDKGVNEIGLFTMTPIGLVFLAVGLLYLMFTGKHLLPKESKSEPLQDESQIKTFLTEIKIQDLPDDKQEVSIEELFKEKDLSFEVEELNRGDEIVEKPEMSKVLQPDDIMLIKGELEKVKQIVADQHLSIVKSITDKNFPNEETKVVEVIVMPGSQLVDKKLGNVSFLKNYHSHLLAIRHRGKRKFTDMENIRLKIGDILLLQTSNRGYELLQKAESNPNAPFLSIRESELDIPDKRKLYISGGILALVILAATFNIVPIVASAWAGVFLLGLFRVISMTDAYRSIDWQVIFLLSGSLSFGAAMDKSGLNDWLVSNLTSFTESQITPFLIIAMVYLLTMVFTEIMSNNAAAALMAPLSMAIAQALGFNSLPFLIAVMMAGSASFMTPIGYQTNTMVYSAGNYQFKDFFKIGAPLGFMFWIIASLLIPIFYSL
- the dinB gene encoding DNA polymerase IV; this translates as MKENTTRSIIHLDMDTFFVSVERLLDSSLNGRPVIVGGGHRGVVAACSYETRVHGVHSAMPMKSALQLCPEAIVIPGDMQNYSYYSKMITEIIKSESPIFEKASVDEFYLDVSGMDKYFGCYQWGKELRKKIIKESGLPISMGLSQNKMVSKVATGEAKPNNTKQILPGTEIEFLDPMPVGKIPMIGKKTSELLRSMGVKRVETLRQIPRQLMEHTFGKNGILMWQRAQGIDNTPITPYTEQKSISTESTFHDDSMDVKQMKAILVAMIEKLAHKLRDQNRLTSIISIKIRYSNFDTESKQKRISYTASDKSLIRFGKELFDQLYTRRMMIRLIGVRLSGLVHGNYQINLFDDTEEYIQLYQALDKIRHKHGLESIVRGNTVGLDKRLRRDENWFGAN
- a CDS encoding LexA family transcriptional regulator, whose translation is MSLINNNIKYLRKEKGWTQQELADELGVKRPQIGSYEEGRADPRIQTLMKLSDLFNVSVDDLIGKDLSRPLSVARKPTKILAITVDSQERENIELVPQKASAGYTNGYADPEYLQELPRFQLPNLPTNSTYRAFEISGDSMLPLEPGTIIIGEYVESAQDIRNGKTYIIVSEQEGVVYKRVFNYSDEKGVLFMVSDNTVYSPYEIPVESVMEIWEAKAFISTKFPDVKHNAEQSMSLRELTNIVLEIKDEVTKLKK